In Cervus elaphus chromosome 5, mCerEla1.1, whole genome shotgun sequence, the following proteins share a genomic window:
- the LOC122693671 gene encoding SEC14-like protein 4 isoform X2 codes for MSGRVGDLSPPQQEALTQFRDNLQDLLPTLPKADDHFLLRWLRARNFDLQKSEDMLRKHVEFRKLQDLDNILQWKPSEVVQRYDAGGLCGYDYEGCPVWFDIIGTMDPRGLLLSASKQELIRKRIRVCELLLHECEQQSQKVFSWPLTLRFLVTSLQRESNAKCGRLGRRVDTAMMVFDMEGLSLRHLWKPAVEVYQQFFAILEANYPETMKNLIVVRAPKLFPVAFNLVKSFMGEETRRKIVIMGGNWKQELPKFISPDQLPVEFGGTMTDPDGNPKCLTKINYGGDVPQHYYLRNHVRVQYDHQATVGRGSSLQVDNEILFPGCVLRWQYASDGGDIGFGVFLKTKMGERQRAGEMIEVLASQRYNAHMVPEDGSLTCTEAGVYVLRFDNTYSLIHAKKISYTVEVLLPDKASEEKIQGLEDSRQSPAQ; via the exons CCCGGAACTTTGACCTGCAGAAATCAGAGGACATGCTCCGTAAG CACGTGGAGTTCCGCAAGCTGCAGGACCTGGACAACATCCTTCAGTGGAAGCCCTCAGAG GTGGTCCAGCGGTACGACGCCGGTGGCCTGTGCGGCTATGACTACGAGGGCTGCCCCGTGTGGTTCGACATCATCGGGACCATGGACCCCAGGGGCCTCCTGCTGTCAGCCTCCAAGCAGGAGCTGATCCGGAAGCGCATCAGAGTCTGCGAGTTGCTTTTGCACGAGTGTGAACAGCAGAGTCAGAAG GTCTTCTCCTGGCCCCTGACTCTGCGTTTCCTGGTCACTAGCCTTCAGAGGGAATCTAATGCCAAGTGTGGCCGG CTGGGCAGGAGGGTCGACACGGCCATGATGGTGTTTGACATGGAAGGGCTGAGCCTGAGACACCTGTGGAAGCCAGCGGTGGAGGTTTACCAGCAG TTTTTTGCCATTCTGGAAGCAAATTATCCAGAGACGATGAAGAATTTAATTGTTGTTCGAG CCCCCAAGCTGTTCCCCGTGGCCTTCAACTTGGTCAAGTCGTTCATGGGTGAGGAGACCCGAAGGAAGATAGTGATTATGGGAG GCAACTGGAAGCAAGAGCTGCCTAAGTTCATCAGCCCCGACCAGCTGCCTGTGGAGTTCGGGGGGACCATGACCGACCCCGATGGCAACCCCAAGTGCCTGACCAAG ATCAACTATGGGGGCGACGTGCCCCAGCATTACTACCTGCGCAACCACGTGAGGGTGCAGTACGACCACCAGGCGACCGTGGGCCGAGGCTCCTCCCTGCAGGTGGACAACGAGATCCTGTTCCCGGGCTGCGTGCTCAG GTGGCAGTACGCATCGGACGGAGGGGACATCGGCTTCGGGGTTTTCCTGAAGACCAAGATGGGGGAGCGGCAGCGGGCCGGGGAGATGATAGAGGTGCTGGCCAGCCAGCGCTACAACGCCCACATGGTGCCCGAGGACGGGAGCCTCACCTGCACGGAAGCCGGCGTCT ACGTCCTGCGCTTCGACAACACCTACAGCTTGATACACGCCAAGAAGATCAGCTACACCGTAGAGGTGCTGCTCCCCGACAAGGCCTCCGAGGAGAAGATCCAGGGTCTCGAGGACTCAAGACAGTCCCCAGCACAGTGA
- the LOC122693671 gene encoding SEC14-like protein 4 isoform X1 has product MSGRVGDLSPPQQEALTQFRDNLQDLLPTLPKADDHFLLRWLRARNFDLQKSEDMLRKHVEFRKLQDLDNILQWKPSEVVQRYDAGGLCGYDYEGCPVWFDIIGTMDPRGLLLSASKQELIRKRIRVCELLLHECEQQSQKVFSWPLTLRFLVTSLQRESNAKCGRVGFLGRRVDTAMMVFDMEGLSLRHLWKPAVEVYQQFFAILEANYPETMKNLIVVRAPKLFPVAFNLVKSFMGEETRRKIVIMGGNWKQELPKFISPDQLPVEFGGTMTDPDGNPKCLTKINYGGDVPQHYYLRNHVRVQYDHQATVGRGSSLQVDNEILFPGCVLRWQYASDGGDIGFGVFLKTKMGERQRAGEMIEVLASQRYNAHMVPEDGSLTCTEAGVYVLRFDNTYSLIHAKKISYTVEVLLPDKASEEKIQGLEDSRQSPAQ; this is encoded by the exons CCCGGAACTTTGACCTGCAGAAATCAGAGGACATGCTCCGTAAG CACGTGGAGTTCCGCAAGCTGCAGGACCTGGACAACATCCTTCAGTGGAAGCCCTCAGAG GTGGTCCAGCGGTACGACGCCGGTGGCCTGTGCGGCTATGACTACGAGGGCTGCCCCGTGTGGTTCGACATCATCGGGACCATGGACCCCAGGGGCCTCCTGCTGTCAGCCTCCAAGCAGGAGCTGATCCGGAAGCGCATCAGAGTCTGCGAGTTGCTTTTGCACGAGTGTGAACAGCAGAGTCAGAAG GTCTTCTCCTGGCCCCTGACTCTGCGTTTCCTGGTCACTAGCCTTCAGAGGGAATCTAATGCCAAGTGTGGCCGGGTTGGTTTT CTGGGCAGGAGGGTCGACACGGCCATGATGGTGTTTGACATGGAAGGGCTGAGCCTGAGACACCTGTGGAAGCCAGCGGTGGAGGTTTACCAGCAG TTTTTTGCCATTCTGGAAGCAAATTATCCAGAGACGATGAAGAATTTAATTGTTGTTCGAG CCCCCAAGCTGTTCCCCGTGGCCTTCAACTTGGTCAAGTCGTTCATGGGTGAGGAGACCCGAAGGAAGATAGTGATTATGGGAG GCAACTGGAAGCAAGAGCTGCCTAAGTTCATCAGCCCCGACCAGCTGCCTGTGGAGTTCGGGGGGACCATGACCGACCCCGATGGCAACCCCAAGTGCCTGACCAAG ATCAACTATGGGGGCGACGTGCCCCAGCATTACTACCTGCGCAACCACGTGAGGGTGCAGTACGACCACCAGGCGACCGTGGGCCGAGGCTCCTCCCTGCAGGTGGACAACGAGATCCTGTTCCCGGGCTGCGTGCTCAG GTGGCAGTACGCATCGGACGGAGGGGACATCGGCTTCGGGGTTTTCCTGAAGACCAAGATGGGGGAGCGGCAGCGGGCCGGGGAGATGATAGAGGTGCTGGCCAGCCAGCGCTACAACGCCCACATGGTGCCCGAGGACGGGAGCCTCACCTGCACGGAAGCCGGCGTCT ACGTCCTGCGCTTCGACAACACCTACAGCTTGATACACGCCAAGAAGATCAGCTACACCGTAGAGGTGCTGCTCCCCGACAAGGCCTCCGAGGAGAAGATCCAGGGTCTCGAGGACTCAAGACAGTCCCCAGCACAGTGA